A window of the Scophthalmus maximus strain ysfricsl-2021 chromosome 8, ASM2237912v1, whole genome shotgun sequence genome harbors these coding sequences:
- the scpp5 gene encoding secretory calcium-binding phosphoprotein 5, translated as MQLAIIFICLAGTASAAPSAFHYLTHYTGPRQQVPPPQVQNPFAAAQPLPLAGMAGAYSVELIYPHSFPGVAGGSNAGQSYHGFIKYSIPQPPGRQSVEVYYPYDFSQQRIITNIPPMTNRPQALPFEYPPQNVPNIPQQTMNIPSFDANPLPSQDPLQSLQQDQPIQMPAKV; from the exons ATGCAACTGGCCATCATCTTCATATGTCTGGCAGGCACAGCTTCAGCTGCACCA TCGGCCTTTCACTACCTGACTCATTACACAGGACCCAGACAGCAGGTGCCGCCGCCACAG GTGCAGAATCCCTTCGCAGCTGCTCAGCCTCTCCCACTAGCCGGAATGGCTGGTGCTTATAGCGTGGAACTA atttATCCCCACAGTTTTCCTGGTGTGGCAGGTGGATCGAACGCTGGCCAG TCCTATCATGGTTTCATCAAATACTCCATTCCTCAGCCACCTGGCAGACAAAGTGTAGAAGTT tacTACCCCTATGACTTCTCTCAGCAGAGG ATAATCACAAACATCCCACCAATGACAAATCGCCCTCAG GCTCTCCCCTTTGAATATCCTCCACAAAACGTTCCCAATATTCCCCAGCAAACCATGAAT attcCATCATTTGATGCCAATCCTCTACCATCCCAGGATCCCCTGCAGTCTCTCCAGCAGGACCAGCCCATACAG ATGCCAGCGAAGGTGTGA
- the enam gene encoding enamelin encodes MMKLLVVMMCLLVTTLAAPVPGSESNEVAAHANEALRWMEMYRLYQQQGVVGNPFLPAADAPADPAVAKVVDAAPAQPADVPPPAPAAAVEDASEEETEEGDAAPKGAAPAAPSAPLNSDEEEEAEEVEAAEAEPAVVDATPAEPAADPAAAVEPAVVDVPVDAAAVDAGAAVDAGAAVDAGADADAAAAVDVPPVDVVPVDVTPAAPEVAADVASPAAVDVPAAADVGAADVAAADVGAADVAAADVGAADVAAADVGAADVGAADVAAADVGAADVGAADVGPADAGAAPLAA; translated from the exons ATGATGAAGCTACTGGTTGTCATGATGTGCCTGCTGGTCACCACCTTGGCTGCGCCT GTCCCAGGGAGTGAAAGCAACGAg GTTGCGGCACATGCTAATGAGGCCCTCAGGTGGATGGAGATGTACAGGCTGTACCAGCAGCAG ggGGTAGTTGGAAACCctttccttcctgctgctgatgctccT GCGGATCCAGCTGTGGCGAAAgtg GTGGATGCTGCACCAGCCCAGCCAGCCGATGTtccccctccagctcctgcGGCGGCTGTTGAAGATGCatcagaggaagagacagag GAAGGGGACGCTGCCCCAAAAGGTGCAGCGCCCGCTGCTCCTTCTGCCCCCCTAAACtcagatgaggaagaggaggcagaagaggtGGAGGCAGCCGAGGCAGAGCCAGCCGTGGTTGACGCCACACCAGCGGAGCCGGCGGCAGatccagcagctgctgttgaGCCAGCTGTGGTCGACGTCCCTgtagatgctgctgctgtcgacGCTGGTGCTGCTGTCGACGCTGGTGCTGCTGTCGacgctggtgctgatgctgatgctgctgcagctgtggatgTCCCTCCCGTGGATGTGGTTCCTGTTGATGTCACACCAGCGGCCCCCGAGGTTGCTGCTGATGTGGCCTCTCCTGCCGCAGTCgatgtccctgctgctgctgacgttGGTGCAGCTGACgttgctgctgcagatgttggTGCAGCTGACgttgctgctgcagatgttggTGCCGCTGACgttgctgctgcagatgttggTGCAGCTGATGTTGGTGCAGCTgacgttgctgctgctgatgttggtGCCGCTGATGTtggtgctgctgatgttggCCCCGCTGATGCGGGCGCTGCCCCGCTGGCAGCTTAG